AGCGAGCTGATGATTGCCGAGATGCGAAAGACGTTGGAGCAAGAGCACAAACGCGTGATCTGCGATCTGCGACAGCAGAATGCCATCGAGCAGATGCGGGCGGTCGAGGAGGCCAAGAGGAAGCAGTGGTGTGCGAATTGCATGCGTGAGGCACAGTTGTACTGCTGTTGGAATACCTCTTACTGTGACTATCCCTGCCAGCAGTTGCATTGGCCTAGACACTCTGCCTCTTGTGGTCAGTCTGTGCCATCGGCAATCCCAGTTCCACCTACAGTTCCGGCTCCGGTTATAGAACCTGGCCGTTCCAAATCTAAAGTGGCCCCGCCAACGCCGACTCAATCGATTACAAGCCCAAGTCCCAGTTCGCAGATAATGCGAACAGTAGCGCCGTGTCCATCCGCACCAACTATTTCCGGCGCAGTAAGTTCCAAAAAGTGGCCACCTATGATGTCGTTGATGAATCAACCCAATCAGGAGGCCATGCTCAAGCTGCCCGCCACTACATACCTTCGGCCAGTGGTCAGCACGACGATGACAGCTCCTGTGACCGCCCCGCCACCAGCGAATAACAACAGCATGAACGTTATAATGGCACCCACACCACCGCCAGGAAATAATATGGCCACTATACTGTCCGCACAGCGGAATCCTACCAACTACAATGCCAAGCACACCAATCAAGCGATGCCTGTGCAGCGTTTTAATATTCCTGTAAGTCCATAACATTCTGATTAGCAGCCGAAAAGAGActtacttattttttgtaaCGTGTTTCAGTTGCCCATCACCGTAAATGCAAACGCACCCTTCATGATGGCAGAGCAGCATCAGAAGCAAGTGCCAAAAGCTACTGGTCGCTCAGCAAAGAACAATAATCGAATGCGCCAAACCTACAGCAACAAtatcaacaacagcaacccGCAAGTTATGCGCAGCAATAACAATCCGCAGGCTATCCGCCAAAATCAGATGAATCAACAGGTATTCCAGCCATAAATCGTAGACGACTAGCAAACTTTACGATAGATTTTCACCTGGAAAGACTGCTTGCAATTCAGATAATAATTTTCTTGATATTCCGGAGGAACTCGTTAAAACATCGATTTACTTGGCCCATTACACAAATGGTCATCGCATGTATTTGGGCTATAATTCTTCAAATTTACCCGAGCGCAGCTATTGGCGATGGTTTTCTTTTAGATTAGGCTTAGAGACGAAAGTGTAAAATAATATTACCGTTCAATAATTACTTGTAAGACTCGATAAACTCTATTCTAGTATTGCTGGTTTTACTGTAACCTAACCGCCTAGTAAGTAAGACTCATTGCGAAGCCATCAGATGGACTTTGCCTAATCATAGCAACTAGTAGTTTGTAAGGGCATcccatttttcattttaatcgTGCTGTACATTGTTTTTCTCATTTGTTTTACATACcttgtatgtatatttaaggCTAAGCTGCAAAGTAAATAAAGgacaattaattttttgggTAAAGACGTAAAGtttgaaatcaaataattaattcatttaaaattccaTACCACTCCGAACCTTAAATGAACCTTAAAAACCTTAATCTTAGAGGTCGTAAATAAAATCTGAAGGCAGTTACAGCCCAAAAGCATGCTGTGTAAAATAGAAACGTAAGGTAAACGTAAAATTGCAAGATTCTTTTCCGGATTTAAAAAAGAACTTTTCGCTTTAATTATTTCATCAATCAccgaggaaaacaaaaacaatttttctaAAGTAATGTGGGTCATTGACCTAATCAATATCCAGCTTCTTGAAGTTTCCCTCAATCCCGAACAAGTCGGAAGCATTTTTGGCTTTGCCGGGTCGCAGTTTCTCGTTCACCTGGTGACGAGTCTCGAACTCGAGCATTTCCTTTCGATTGTCCAGCAACTTTTTATAGTAAACCTCTGCGAGCAATTGTTAAAgtaaatttacatttttgaagTAATATTTATGACCGACCTTTTGCCAAGTTCGTCTCCTCCAGTTGACCGCCGTACTCCTTGGGGAGCATTTCCTTGGGCACGAACTTGTAGAACTCCTTCAAGTCACTGTGCATGTGGAGCACAGAGGTCAGTTCCTTTTTCATAAACGGGGTCATCAGCGCGAGAATCTTGTCCATGAAGGGCACAATGTTGATGAAGTGAAAGCCTATCAGGCGGATGGCAGCCGCTTCCTGAAAATATCAACCTTTTTATCATACGTAACGAAGGGTTTAGCTTAGTTACCTGTAGGTAGTAAAGGAACTTCTTCATTTGCAAAAGGCCAATGCGGGCTACGTGGCCCAGGGAAGTGTTCTTCAGATCGATTACTATGACGTGGCCCGGCTGAATGCCATCTTCATACATCCAAAAGTCGAACACCATGCAATACCTGGAAGTGAGGAGAAAGGCTTTCAAAATACAACCCAAACTTTCGAAGTGTAGCCACTGATACAACCCCTGATCTGCACCCTCGTCTGTCAAGCCTGCTTAATTGTTGGCTCTTAATTGCCTACCATTATGCAGCAGGTTATAATGATCGTTATTTACGAAGTTAGTGAGCTGTACATTAAGGCGAAATAACCGGGTAACCCAGTGTGTACCTCGGTGCTTTTGGGTGCATTTAGTTTGAGAGTTCAGCTCGGACCTTTAATCTTTTCATGCTCCGCATGCTTGTCATAATCACGCCACAAATGACGTGCAAATCACGCTCTGTCTCAGTACAACAATCACTGTCAGCCATTAGCAATAAAGTTGAATTGAGCAAATGTTTGCGAATTGTCCATATTTCACTTAAGGGTATCTTAGTTTGGTCTCTGGTCTTTGGTACTCACAGCTTCATTACATCTGCGAAATTATAGTTTGAGGTGTTCAAGTCATCGAGCTTGGCGAGAATCACCCGGTATCCTTCGGGAGTGGCGCCTGTCAGGGGAACAATAGAGCTGTCCACACATAACGAAATTATATGGTTATTAGGCACAACAAGCACTGAGAGAATTCCGAGTAAAGTTAAGTCGGACTACAACCCACACTGTTCGCATGGCGCGCCTGATCTCGGGCCGCTCGCAATCGAGATTCACGAAGAACTCCTCCAGGTGGGTGCGGGCCGTGAGATTGGTGTCCAGGACCTGCTTGGCCACCTCCATGCTGCAGCGGCAGGCGTGGAAGAAGTGCAGGGCCTCGCCCTCGGAAAATCTATCCGAGATGTGCGGCTGCGCGTGGATCCAGTCCAGAAACTTCAGCACCTCCGGCCGCTTGATCTCCGGAAAACTGGCATACTGATCCTCCAGGTTGGCCTCCTTCATCTCAGTGGACTGCTTTTGGATATAGTGGGATTTACTTTTGATTGTTGCGCTAATTGGCCCGAAACGCGATTGAGCGCGGTCAACTCTcgaatgaaatggaaatggaagcTGGTTGCTTTCGCAAGTGAAACTGGTTGGCTTCGCGAATTCGGCATGCAATTCCGTGTGTTCGGGATGGGATCGGgactgggaatgggaatgggggcTTTTTGGGAGGGGAGTTGGAGCTGGGAACATGTGTTCAGGAAAAACTGGCAGTGGCAATCGCTGGGCACACGGAAAAAAACTCTAGACTGAGTCCATGAAAGCTACACTTCTCACCATTCGGTGAACTAAAAGCCATAATTTGTAGTAACGACAATATTTACAATATCATAATTCCTTGCAGTGTATGTGTCTTCGGTTCATTTCACTCCGCTGCCATCAGGCTGcgtgaaaatgcatttttactCGCCTGCCGCGCCGTTCggttattattatatatttttctctctctcgGGATTGCATAACATGTGATCAAGTGATTGGGCCGATCCATGACGAGGGGTCTGTTATTATTTCGCATGGCGTGTGCTGGGAAGATCGAGAGATTTCAGCTCCTTCATCAAAGCCAAAATGCGCCGCTTGACTGGCGAAAGAAAATGATTTTTGCGTTCAAGTATGTGTGAGGCTAAGTGAAGATTAAAGATTGGAGCAAGATGTGGTTATGTAGTTGTGtacatggcgtatacgtaatattggGGAATCGAACAGCTTGTCAAATGAAAAGACTTTAAGGGCCAATTAAACTTTGAAACACCAGCTTAGTTAACTGCAATTTAACCTAGTTTCTAAATCAAAGTGGTTTATCTAATCTAGTTGcacaataaattgtttattcaAAAAATCCTTCGACAAATAAGATGTCAACTTATGTGAGTTCCCCGAGTTGCATTGCAAGTACGTGTGGCAACTTCGTCGTGGACTTTATCCGCGGAGTCTAGCTGCCACAACGGCCTCATTTCCGCGGCAGACACTTGACATTTTGCCAACAGCAGACACCAGGCATCCACTCAGCCGGCCAGAAATCCAAACTGGCTAGGCAGCCTGTGCCTGCAGCCTGATCcgtgcactggaaaaaacgATCACCTACAATACTGTTTGCTAAATGTATGTAAAATCAGCAGAAACATTTATTCCCAATGAGCCCGACTTATTTATTACCAGAGTTTTAGAGGGCGATCTTTGAAAGTGCTTCGCTTTTCTCACAGTGTGGCTGTGGCATGCTTCGCTCAGTTAAAACAGCCGGTGCGCCACTTTGGCGTGTCTGAAATTCCAAACGGATTAGAAGCCGCGCGCAAAGAGCAAACGGCAACAGCAaatgtttgctgtttgctgccAATGGCAACCAGTTTGCGAGTCGGAGGAGTGGAAGCTGCGGGATCCCAAAGGGGATGGGGATCAAAGaaaggaggaggcggaggtgcGGACTTCTGTTTTGTACATTTTGAACTGCTGGGGGCAGGTGTCGTGGTGTCAGCCTCGAGTGTCAAACTAGGTGCCAATTCCAAATTAATTATACAGCCCCAAGTGCGAGCTTGGATCGCAGCTCGACTTGCACGGAGGGGTCAGGTGCACCCAATGATCTGTGGCAAGGGCAACGTCATCAGCTTGGGCAGAGCTTGGGATGAATACTCGGATGGTTCTTACAATAATAATGGTTAATACAATGGaatatgtgtatttattattattggttGAATGTCAGTAAATCAGCCTGAATCTGTACAGCAACTGGGTAACTGCAGTCTGCTAACAAACAGGCAAGTGAACATCAGTTTTCGCAATGGTGACCCACAAAAATCAATCGCAGGAATGCCTGCATGCTAATCGCGGATCGGGTTTCTGAAGACCACGAAGACGGCGATGATCATGATGATCATGATGAATGCATGGTGGTGACAACATCGTTTGGCGACGTGCGCTCCTTTTAAGTTGCCGTCACGCACCGAGTCCTACGTGTAGGTCACCTCTCTGGGACTCCGGTGCCCAGTCCTTCCTGGAACCCCCCAACCAGTGGCTTCGCACTTTTGCCGGCTGCGATTGTTGCTGgttccatttggccatttttcacGCATTTGACTGCATTACTTAACCTCAATTGGGCAGACGACGTGCATCAACGGGCCACACtcccattcccactcccaTTCCCGCTTCCATGCCAACCACCAACCACTCCCCAGTCCACTCGACGGCCCCCTTTTAGGCCAACGGTTGCATTTCCGTTGGCCACCAGAGCTCCGTTGAACAAATGAAGTTGTCGCGTCGACTTACAGCGAtttgcatgtgcatgtgccCCTGCCATCCAGATCCCCTTTTCGGGGCCAGCGGATCCTGTCCAGCTCTGGTTGTCCATTTCAATTGTCGCTCGATCGCGCAGCCCTGACTCACTTCTACACTGGAAAAAGAGTACTGTCATTTCATgtataaaatttgtataaaatgaTGCACATTTGAACTTGCATAACTCAAGACAAAATTGAATTGGAACTCGACTTAAAATGGTCTTGAGTTTCCAAGGCTTACTActttttttgcagtgtgccGGCTGCCCTGGCACCTTGTGCTCCTATGTCTCCTCTAACAATTAACGGGCATTGGGCACTGGATGGGGAATTGGATGGGTTGGGGCAACTCCTATCGCACCACGCTTTCGTCGCTCGCCGGCTGAAAAAGCTTCAATTGTTCTGCGAGTCGAAAACTCGTTTTGCGCATGCGCGCCTTTTTTGTGTGATTCGATTGTGTTTTATTCGGTGTGGctctttttgtgtttttttagcggtttttgttttgatttctgaTTGCCGTTCGAATGTCTTGTTTTTAGCCccaagttgctgctgcggtcGGCGGTGTGCTGCTGCCTTTTtgtgctgctgttggccaCTTTTATTTACGGTGGCAAGTGTCGCTTgacaaattgattttgatttgtttggtCTTTTTCGCGTTTCGGTTTTTCCTTGTCTTGTATTGTGTTAGCCGCATATGCAATGGGAAGTTTTGCTAGGGGCTTGGCAACCTTGAGTTGAGTGCAACTTCGCCCAGGAAAATGACTGTTTGAAAAGCCATTAAGTTGCCGTGGTTCCCAGCTGAACAGGAAGAGGAATCAACAGCAATATCCATCCAATTATCGCTTCCTTCGGAGCATTCAaattggaaaatggaaattggaAATCAAGCAGCAACAGTTGAATGATTCGCGGGGGTGGAGGGTGCGGCCTTCGATGGGGTGGAGGATCGGGGCAGCAGGGCATTACACGCTCGTTGGCATCCTGTTTCATGCAACAGCAAGCAACAGGATGCCACACAAACACTCCGATACCCGAGGGTTGCTCTGCAGCCCAGCACTGAGGAAAATGGGTGTCCCAAAGTTGAATATGGTTCCTATTATCATTTTATTCTATGTCCAGCGTTTTTGCCAGTGTGCTCGGCCCTAAATGGCCCTCGAAAAGCCAACCAAAGTCAGTTACAAGTGAATGCCAAACAAAGCCCGTCCCTCCAGCACCAGCGATCCATTCCAACCATCCGACCAACCATCCATCCACTCAGCGATCGCACAAAGGAACAGGCAGCACAATGCATTAGTACCCTCCGGAAtaacaaaaagcgaaaaaggaGCTGGCACACCGAGCTCCGAACAAAGGAAGACCGGTCGTGCGTCTCGAGAATCCTTAAGTCGCAGCAGACCAACAAGGAACTCTCGTCTACTCCACTCATCAACGGCC
This genomic stretch from Drosophila yakuba strain Tai18E2 chromosome 3R, Prin_Dyak_Tai18E2_2.1, whole genome shotgun sequence harbors:
- the LOC6539030 gene encoding alpha-tocopherol transfer protein-like, whose protein sequence is MKEANLEDQYASFPEIKRPEVLKFLDWIHAQPHISDRFSEGEALHFFHACRCSMEVAKQVLDTNLTARTHLEEFFVNLDCERPEIRRAMRTVSIVPLTGATPEGYRVILAKLDDLNTSNYNFADVMKLYCMVFDFWMYEDGIQPGHVIVIDLKNTSLGHVARIGLLQMKKFLYYLQEAAAIRLIGFHFINIVPFMDKILALMTPFMKKELTSVLHMHSDLKEFYKFVPKEMLPKEYGGQLEETNLAKEVYYKKLLDNRKEMLEFETRHQVNEKLRPGKAKNASDLFGIEGNFKKLDID